In Liquorilactobacillus nagelii DSM 13675, the following proteins share a genomic window:
- a CDS encoding glycoside hydrolase family 1 protein, with protein MPKVRRLPQDFFWGNSVSSMQTEGAWNEGGKGKSVYDVRDATADSSNWRVAIDEYHRYEEDLDLLKGMNMNMCRIQISWSRIVPDGDGEFNEEGISFYDNLINAMISRNITPMICLYHFDMPLALAEKENGFMSRHTVDAFVRFSKKVIEHFADRVKYWITFNEHNLYFTDEVFNISGYLKGSKSLNDMYRIFHHTMLAHAKIDKFIHKNFDTLKIGGMLAYTPIYPETSKPIDVYCARKIDEFLNNNLTEAYINGMYSSEVLQFIKNKKINFDFQKGDFDILNKMKADFLSFSYYRSAVLNADKIPNNVAPNRYLNYGFEDNRFLKKTEWGWNIDPLGFRNIITSLYNQYHIPVFPIENGIGIRENWNGKDMIHDDQRISYHREHIKAMKDAIFLDGAKVLGYLGWGLIDIPSSHGDMEKRYGTVYVNRSNHDLKDLKRVPKKSYYWFKSILEKNGDEL; from the coding sequence ATGCCGAAAGTTAGAAGATTACCACAAGATTTTTTTTGGGGAAATTCAGTTTCTAGTATGCAAACCGAAGGAGCATGGAATGAAGGAGGAAAAGGAAAATCAGTTTATGACGTTCGAGATGCCACCGCAGATTCCTCCAATTGGAGAGTGGCTATTGATGAGTATCACCGATATGAAGAGGATTTAGATTTATTGAAAGGCATGAATATGAACATGTGTCGAATTCAAATTTCATGGTCAAGGATTGTTCCTGATGGTGATGGAGAATTTAATGAGGAAGGTATTTCGTTTTATGATAATTTAATCAATGCTATGATTTCTCGTAATATTACACCAATGATTTGTTTATATCATTTTGATATGCCGTTAGCCTTGGCTGAGAAAGAAAATGGTTTCATGTCGCGTCATACGGTTGATGCTTTTGTTCGCTTTAGTAAAAAAGTTATTGAGCATTTTGCTGATAGAGTCAAGTATTGGATTACTTTTAATGAACATAACTTATATTTTACTGATGAAGTTTTTAACATCTCTGGATACCTTAAAGGTTCAAAGAGTTTGAATGACATGTATAGGATCTTTCATCATACAATGTTAGCTCATGCAAAAATAGATAAGTTTATACACAAAAATTTTGACACGTTAAAAATTGGTGGTATGTTGGCATATACCCCCATTTATCCTGAAACATCTAAGCCAATTGATGTTTATTGTGCAAGAAAAATAGATGAATTTTTAAATAATAATCTCACTGAAGCATACATTAATGGGATGTATTCTAGTGAGGTACTGCAATTTATCAAAAATAAAAAGATTAACTTTGATTTTCAAAAAGGAGATTTTGATATTCTTAATAAAATGAAAGCAGATTTTTTATCATTTAGTTATTATAGGTCTGCTGTTTTGAATGCTGATAAAATACCTAATAATGTTGCACCTAATCGGTATTTAAACTATGGCTTTGAGGATAATCGATTTTTAAAAAAAACAGAATGGGGTTGGAACATTGATCCGTTAGGTTTTAGAAACATAATTACAAGTTTATATAATCAATATCATATACCGGTTTTTCCGATTGAAAATGGTATTGGTATTCGCGAAAATTGGAATGGAAAAGATATGATTCATGATGATCAAAGGATTAGTTATCATCGTGAACACATTAAAGCCATGAAAGATGCAATTTTTTTGGATGGAGCCAAGGTCCTTGGTTATTTAGGCTGGGGATTGATTGATATTCCGAGTTCTCATGGGGATATGGAGAAACGTTACGGAACAGTATATGTTAATCGATCAAACCATGATTTAAAAGATTTAAAGAGAGTCCCTAAAAAATCGTATTATTGGTTTAAATCTATACTTGAAAAAAATGGAGATGAACTTTAA